The genomic region TTCTATCTTCTACACCTTCAGTCCCTAATACGATAATCCTTATCATTGCACAAATTCTTTATACTGCGGACATTGGTCTCATTGCAAGTGCCATTGACCGATGAATTTACACTCTCTCGGCCACAAACAAGACCCTTTTCACATTATGCTCATCTCACTCAGCAGACAAACTCTTTCCGTAGCATTATCAGCCTATCATAGGAATTGGCACAATATACTTCTCTGGACAATATCTTATGGGATATATGATCTTATGCCTAATAGGAATTATTTTTTAATATTCTTTATTGTTCCTGAAGAAAAAAGACAGTAATTGAAAAATTCAAAACAACAACGATCCCGCAAAATGCCAAAGAAACACTGCCAATATTTCAAAATAGCGTTGGAGAGATATGGTTTATTTTTCTCATATGCCTTTTTAGTGCCGGTATTCAGATTATTTATCATTTCTAGCAGCCAATAATACCCTCAACAAACGAAATCGATTATCTTAACAATACACAAATTCCTGCACTCACAGACTACTATATAGAGGCTTTTTCAACGCAATATTTTTCAAATTTACTGATTTCTAAATATTATGTATTCGATAACAAATACAGGAATTCTATAAAATATTCTTCGTTCTTCTTCACCTTGGTGCGCATAGGGTTTTATTTTTTAGTTCGTAGCAACCAAACAACTGTAGCAATTATCGCATTTTCGTTAATCCATGGATTTATTTGTACCGTACCAATAGGTGCAAAAGCTTGTTTTTCAGAGCTTAAACCAAAACAAACTCAGCACATTTCTGGAATTATTGGAGCTGTATCTTGTTGTGGACGAATATTCGCAATTACGGTATTAAGCATCTCATTTCTTTTCTGCCTGCAAAAGCTTCACTATCTTATTATCTTATCTTGCCAACAATCACTTTTTTATGTGCAGTTTAGTCGCGATAAGATGAGCAACACTCCCTCGCAGAGATCTGCGAGAAGAAAGCATACAACGATACCCATTAATATAGCCGGCACTTCTTTAAATCACCGACATACCAAAACACGTTAAGAAGATTCGGGATAGATAGAAAAACAAATCAAAGAGACTCGAAATCCTCTCACCTTTATATAATCAACTGATTTTACGTTTGGCGGAGAGGAAGAGATTCGAACTCTCGAGAGCCTTTTGAGCCCTACTCCCTTAGCAGGGGAGCGCCTTCGACCACTCGGCCACCTCTCCAAGAAGGTGCATAAATGGTATCAACAGAAAGTTCAAGACATTTTCGATATTTTTTTTAATATCTAAGATTTTTCTTTTATTTATTACAGAAAAAGAGTTAATAAAAGACGAATGTGCTTTTTTTACCACATTGCCATGAATAGTACATCAATATCTTTCAAAAAGTTAATTTCATATTTGTATATTAAAAAAAGATTAGTATAGCTAGGAATTATAAGTATAGCGTATTTTACTCTACCTTTTATGAGTTGAAAAAATAATATTCCCTAACGAAGATTGAACTACCTTTCATTGGAGATTCATTATGAACATTAAGTCCCTTTTTTTAAGCTCTGCAGCAGTTTTTTTAGCAATTTCTGGAGCACAAGCAGCTTCCACAGTGATTCCAGAACCAGAACCTGTAGAATACGTTCGCGTTTGCGATGCATACGGGAAAGGATATTTCTATATTCCTGGAACAGAGACTTGCATGCGTTTATCAGGAAATGTCCGCACTGATTTTCTAGGCGGTGATAACATTGATGCAACAACAAATGCAGAATTAGCTGCCAAAAGAAAAACTTATAGTGCATCATCACAGTTAACTCTTGTTTTTCAAACCGCTTCTGAAACGGAAATGGGAACACTTCGTTCATATGCACGCGTCTCTTCAAACTGGAGCAATGGTGCGAATAAAGATGGTGCAAAACTTGCTGCTGCTTACATTGAACTTGGAGGTTTTCGCGTAGGTCTTGATGACACAATCTTCAACAGCTGGACTGGTGACTATGGCAACGTTCTCAATGATGACAGCATAGCACCAGCAGGTATAACACGAACCAATTTTATTTCTTATACCTTTAGTGGTGACAGTGGCTTTTCTGCCATTATCGGAGCTGAATTAGGAAATGCTTCATTCAAATCAGATGATTTAACTTACTACTATATCAATCAAGATGACAAAATTGCTCTCGTTCCCAGCAATGACCTTCCACCAAGCAAAGGCGTAAAAAATTACACTCCTAATCTGATTTTAGGAATGAAGTTTATGCAAAAATGGGGAGGATTTTCTACAGTTGTAGCTTATGATTCTTACTACAAAAAATGGGCTGGTAAAGTCCGTGCAGATTTCAATGTCAATGATCGTTTTAACCTATGGGTAATGGCTGGCTATAAAAATAGTGTTGATTACTACACAGCAGACAAAGACAATACGCTATCGAGACAGAATACAACAATCTACGCAAACTGGGGAGGCAAATGGGCTGCTTGGGCTGGTGCAACTTATAAACTCACTCCAAAAGCAAATTTAAATGCTCAAGTTTCTTACAGTGCGGTAAAAACCTTTGCAACTTCCGTGAATATTGCATACACGCTGGTTCCAGGCTTTGTGATTACACCAGAGCTGACTTACGTTTCTTGGAACGATGATCGCACTTTAAAAAGCGTAGACAATAGTACAACCTATACCTATGCTCTCAATAAGAAAAATGCTTTTCAGGGTATGATCCGCTTACAGCGTTCATTCTAATTTTTTAGATGTTACTTTTAAAAGCTGGCAACATAGGTTACCGGCTTTTAGTTTTTAAAGTTTTCTAAGATAACTATAACACTATCTCATAATATTTTTTTCTACTATCTCTGCAAAAAGCTACTTACTGTTATAAAAACATTCCAAACAAATAAGCTGGATATAGCTTCAACGCATGAGACAATTTATCATAGAAATATTTTTAGTAAAAACGATCATGCTGAAACAAATAACTTTCTGATTTCGCATGCCGAGGCTTTGAAATGAGAAAATTTTTCTATATTCAAAAAACTCTCATTCAAATTACAAAACAATGAATTATCCTTATAAAATTCTGTTTTGCACAATACCCCTCCT from Bartonella birtlesii IBS 325 harbors:
- a CDS encoding porin: MNIKSLFLSSAAVFLAISGAQAASTVIPEPEPVEYVRVCDAYGKGYFYIPGTETCMRLSGNVRTDFLGGDNIDATTNAELAAKRKTYSASSQLTLVFQTASETEMGTLRSYARVSSNWSNGANKDGAKLAAAYIELGGFRVGLDDTIFNSWTGDYGNVLNDDSIAPAGITRTNFISYTFSGDSGFSAIIGAELGNASFKSDDLTYYYINQDDKIALVPSNDLPPSKGVKNYTPNLILGMKFMQKWGGFSTVVAYDSYYKKWAGKVRADFNVNDRFNLWVMAGYKNSVDYYTADKDNTLSRQNTTIYANWGGKWAAWAGATYKLTPKANLNAQVSYSAVKTFATSVNIAYTLVPGFVITPELTYVSWNDDRTLKSVDNSTTYTYALNKKNAFQGMIRLQRSF